A genomic window from Lycium barbarum isolate Lr01 chromosome 4, ASM1917538v2, whole genome shotgun sequence includes:
- the LOC132636571 gene encoding serine/threonine-protein phosphatase 7 long form homolog yields MEFPRVCVHPGPEVYDVLTLQEKHRSEAVWDGSLRGPTGCLFPRRADTEFWKHVRRHPFHPRILDYFGLCGFRGVIEVGCVSYDWAVITALIERWRPETHTFHLRTGEATITLQDIEVMFGLVVDGYPLNNLNARYIDIGGWQQLIHELTGWAPGLDCFNGVSRLEVHKLIEYIRGLDDITDQTPEIDVQQRVRLYLLWLCGGTIFPDKSGDLLNLDYLLGMRDLRAMNEQAWGSAALSYLYTCLCRASLRKAKDVCGFISLLQVWAWERIIPMQPPCRALPPHTALARRWTHRKSHENEARDVLPICRDVLDNLIDGQFVWQPYSEAIINRLPEWCLRGRDIWMAKVPLICGIYREWHMVDRVLRQFGRKQHIPGPCAEIDPFHYKRDKRYAIKVEDQEYFTETDFLWGNRRDSLIQAEYETQDPQSLSEYFCWYRRHSRTFIGNPAHKVDRGYQHMAGRHEALALGHQESYRLAQQTIQDPTKSNEVKEIAEMFSHINTESMAAASLGTMLSFAPYYTPPAEYVEPPTMQVPRHQRPNVPRPAARGRGRQSGNRRGRTPVDHQLVDEEEVRFDQDMPSSTMHTDDDAYHPIIDFMSSSSTLAPEVQSPAVIRSEGPFQAFASSGPISLAVMAQHFSGQTSSSYGMTEGPLPAFTGQSSSIGRRLSFTDSPMEFDVGSSHIPVPDVQTLEPQDTGVIQEDDHQRRSK; encoded by the exons atggagtttccacgggtatgcgtacatccggggccagaagtgtacgatgtgttaacactccaggagaagcatCGTTCAGAGGCTGTGTGGGATGGTTCCTTGAGAGGACCGACTGGATGCCTGTTTCCTCGCCGCGCGGATACTGAATTTTGGAAGCATGTGAGGcgtcatccttttcatcctcgcatccttgactactttggcctgtgtggatttaggggagtaatagaggtaggatgtgtatcatatgattgggcagtcatcactgcacttatagagagatggcgtcctgagacgcacacctttcatctgcgtacaggtgaggcgaccatcacattacaagatatcgaggtcatgtttggcttggttgttgatggttatcccttgaataatcttaatgctaGATATATCGATATTGGTGGGTGGCAACAATTGATCCATGAGCTTACTGGTTGGGCACCCGGTCtggattgttttaatggtgttagtaggttagaagtacataaattaattgaatatattagaggcttagatgatattacagatcagaccccagaaattgatgtgcaacagcgggttaggttgtacttgctatggCTTTGTGGCGGCACGATATTTCCGGATAAGTCCGGTGACTTACTGAATTTAGATTATTTGCTTGGCATGCGTGACCTTAGAGCAATGAATGAACAAGCTTGGGGATCGGCtgcattgtcatatttgtatacttgtttatgcCGTGCTTCGTTGAGGAAAGCGaaggatgtgtgtggattcatttccttattgcag gtttgggcttgggagcgcATTATACCGATGCAGCCACCATGCAGGGCTCTTCCGCCACACACGGCTCTTGCACGAAGGTGGACTCATCGTAAATCCCACGAAAATGAGGCACGCGATGTTTTACccatatgtagggatgtattggACAACCTAATAGATGGCcag TTTGTGTGGCAGCCTTATTCAGAGGCCATCATCAACAGACTCCCTGAGTGGTGTCTGCGTGGCCGAGATATTTGGATGGCGAAAGTTCCCCTTATTTGTGGGATCTATCGAGAGTGGCACATGGTAGACCGCGTTCTCAGACAGTTTGGTAGGAAGCAACATATTCCGGGTCCATGTGCAGAGATTGATCCTTTTCATTACAAACGTGACAAGCGGTATGCTATAAAAGTGGAGGATCAAGAATATTTTACAGAAACAGACTTTTTGTGGGGAAATCGTCGAGATAGTTTAATTCAGGCCGAGTATGAAACTCAAGATCCACAGTCACTATCAgagtatttttgttggtatcgacgtcactcgcgcactttcataggaaatcctgcgcataaagtggatagaggataccaacacatggcaggcaggcatgaggcactg GCTTTAGGACATCAAGAATCATACAGGTTGGCTCAGCAGACTATCCAAGATCCAACCAAGTCTAATGAAGTGAAGGAAATAGCAGAGATGTTTAGCCACATTAATACAGAGTCCATGGCTGCTGCCTCTCTGGGGACGATGTTGAGTTTCGCTCCATATTATACACCACCGGCAGAGTATGTTGAGCCGCCTACTATGCAAGTGCCTCGTCATCAACGTCCTAATGTACCAAGACCTGCGGCGCGTGGTAGAGGACGCCAATCAGGTAACAGACGGGGTCGAACTCCCGTGGATCACCAGTTGGTTGATGAGGAAGAGGTTCGTTTTGATCAAGATATGCCCAGCTCAACGATGCATACAGATGATGATGCATATCACCCAATAATAGATTTTATGTCCAGCTCATCGACGTTAGCTCCCGAGGTTCAATCACCAGCAGTAATCAGAAGTGAGGGGCCTTTTCAGGCATTCGCATCGTCTGGGCCTATTAGCCTGGCAGTTATGGCCCAACATTTTAGTGGTCAAACAAGCAGCTCTTATGGGATGACTGAGGGGCCTTTACCTGCATTCACTGGACAGAGCTCTTCAATTGGGAGGAGACTGAGTTTTACCGAT TCTCCCATGGAATTTGATGTTGGATCCTCACACATTCCTGTGCCGGATGTACAGACTTTAGAGCCACAG